The genomic interval GGAAGCCCCCGGTGCGCGCGCTCATCGACGGCGGCGTGCCCGTCGCGGTGGCGACCGACTTCAACCCGGGGTCGTGTCCGACGGAGTCGATGGGGACGGCGCTGGAGCTCGCGTGCCTGTCCCACCGCCTTTCCGTCGACGAGGCGATCGCGGCGGCGACGCTCAACGCCGCGCATGCCCTGGGCCGCTCCGGAGAAACCGGGAGCCTCGAGGTCGGCAAGCGCGCGGACCTCGTGGTCCATGCGGTGCCGAACCGGCACCATCTGGTTTATCGCTTCGGCGTGCCCCGCGTCGCGGCCGTCGTCGCCGCGGGGCGGATCGTCAGAACAGCGGAGCCCGTTCCGTCTCGTTGAAACGGAAGACGTACTTGTAGACCTTCAGGTCGACCGTCTGCTGGAACGACGCCGAGATCATCATCTCGCTGTTGCTGCGATTCACCTTGAGGTTCTTACGCTCGAGCGGGACCTCGAGCTCCTTCGCCTTCTTCATGATGCGGTCCGCGATCGCCTTGTCGTCGCGCCGCAGCGACGCGCCCCGGACTTCTTCCTTGATGAAGTCCTTGAGCTCGTAGGCGTTGACACGGACGGGCACGACCTTGACGGCGACGAAAATGGCGGAGCCGAGCAATGCCAGGGCGATGAGCAGTCCGACCTTGCCCTCGCCCCGTTCCGAACGACGGGGGTCCATGTCCATCCCTCCTCGCGTCGGGCAATATAGGGTTGGCCCCGGGGGCGGACAACCCGGGGGGAGGGAACCCCGCCGTGAAGTCCCTGACCCGCCACCTGACCCTGGAAATCCCGGTCCGGATGGACTTCCTGAACATCACCCGCGACGTCGAGCGCCTCGTCGCCGAAAGCGGGGTCCGGGAGGGGCTGTGTCTGGTGAACGCCATGCACATCACCGCCAGCGTCTTCATCAACGACGACGAGCCGGGCCTCCACCAGGACTACAAGGAGTGGCTCGAGAAACTCGCCCCCCACGACCCCTCCCGATACCGGCACAACCGGACGGGGGAGGACAACGGCGACGCCCATCACAAGCGCCAGATCATGGGGCGGGAGGTCGTCGTCGCGGTGACGGCGGGGAAACTCGATTTCGGGCCGTGGGAGCAGATCTTCTACGGCGAGTTCGACGGGCGGCGTCCCAAACGCGTGCTCGTCAAGGTGATCGGCGACTAGGCGGTCGGAGCGGGTACAGCTCGACCGCGAGCCTCACGAACTCCGCGTCGAAGTAGCTCCCGAGCTCGATCGCCTGCTGCACGAGCGGGTAGATCGCCTTCGCGTACGCGTCGACCTCGGGGGTGTCGTACCAGGGGAGCCTTCGCGACCACTCCCGCGGCCGGAAGGCGCGGTCCGCGACTCCCTGCCCGAGCGCGGTCGGCAGCGCCTCGCGGAGGACAGCCCAAGCTTCCGCCCCGTGCGGCGCGTGCGCGACCGCGATCCGCTCGAGCCCGCGGCGGCGCTCCTCCGGCATCGCCTCGACGAGAAAATGCACGTTCTCGTGCACGATCACCGCGGCCTGGTCGGCGAGGCGGTCGCCCGGCCGGATCTCGAGGAGCAGCTGGCGGCCGATGGCCTGGGCGTGGGTTCCCCAGCCGTCGGGCACCGGGACCAGCACGAGGCGGGGTTTCGGGGACAGTGCGGCTCCGTCCGCCCCGAAGAACCTCGCGGCCCGCCCGAGCAGGTCGGAGAGCTTCGCGGTCGAGGGGTCGTCGCGCATCGCCCCCAGGAAGCGCCGCGGGATCGAGCCGCCCGACCAGATCTGGTCGAACTTCGGCTGGAAGTGGGCCAACGCCGCCTCGAGATCGGCGCGCCGCTCCGCGGAGAGGCGCTCCCCCGCCGTTCGCATTCCCGCCTCCATCGTCGGGGCCGCGCAGAAGATCCCGAGCAGGTCGCTGCGCGAGCCGGTCGCCTGCTCGTGCGCGAGGCGGGCCTTCCAGAAGCGCTCGATCGCCGCCGCGTCCTCCGGAGTCGCGCGTCCGAACCGGCGGACGTAGTCCGCGCGGTGCGCGGGGATCGTCTTCCCCACGCTCGTCTGGGCGAGCGAGTCGAGCCACTGGAAGATCGCCGCGGGGTAGGAGGCTTCGGCGTCGATCGGATAGAGGGGACCGAAGGGGTCCTTCAGCGCCGCCGGGGGCTGGGCGAGGGCGGCGGCGAGCAGCAGAGCCGGAACGATCACCGCTTGAAGAGGTTCTCGAACTGGGACTTCGGGTCGTTGCCCGACGGTCCCGCCGCCGGGCCGGTGCGCTTGCCGGTCGCGTCGAGGACGAGCCGGGCGTCGTAGAGCTCGCAGGTGTTCGACTTCCCCTTCTCCGCGACGCGCTCGGTCAGCGGGGCGCGGCACTCCCAGCGCGCGGCGGAGTCGAAGTGGCGGCAGGCACGGCAGGTGTGCAGCGGCGCGTTGCAGTGCGGGCAGGTCGTGTCGAAGCCGACCGCGCCGAACGCGGGGATGTTGCGCCCGCAGTCGGGGCACCGCAGCACCTCGTTCGCCTCCCGCTGGACCGCGTGCTTGAGCCCGCGCAACTGGGCCTTCTCCTCCGGGGTGAGAGGCTTGCGCGGAGCCTGCTGGGGCGGCCGGGAGCGGTCGCGGTCGTCGCGGCCGGACTCCTGATAACCGCGCTGTCCGTACTTGCGTTCCATGGGGTTTCCTCCGGACGGGGCGGGGCGAGCCGGGGGCATCCTACCAGATGTACTCCTTCGCGACGTCGCGCCGCTCGCGCCCGCTGAGGACGTGCAGGACGCGGATCCTCCGGAGCGTGCCCGGCGAGACGGTGCCGATCGGAAGGTGGAGGATCTTCCGGTCGAGCCGGGCCGCGATCTGATGGAAGACCGAGCGGGGCGGTCGCGGGGCGACGTGCACGACCACCCGCTCGAGGCTGTAGTCGAGCGCGGCGAGCAGCAGCCGCTCGGGACGGGTCTCCGCGAAGGCGTAATCGGCGTCGGTCCAGACCTCGCGAAGGCGGCCCGGCGGATAGGAGAGCAGGAAGCCGCCGTAGGTGACGCGGCAGATCCCCGGGCCCACGACCGCCTGCTCGGGGGCGGTCGCGTAGAACGCCATGTCGGACTCCTGCGCGTGCTCGCCGAGCCACGTCATCGCGAACGGGTAGCGCTCCTCCCCGTCGCGCGCGTCGTCGAAGACGACGACGACCGCCCCCACCTCGCCCGGTACCCTCCCCGACTCGCGCACCCAGATGCGATGTTCGCTCCAGTGGCGGATCGTCTCGCGCACGTCGATGCCGTCCAGCACGGAGGTCGTGAAGGGCACGACGCGCGAGGCCTCCTCGCGGAGCACCGTCTTGCCGCGCCGGCGCAGGTATTCGCCGAACGCCTCGACGATCACGTCCTCGGGCGGATAGGAGCAGACCGACTCCCCGTCGAAATCGCGCAGCCACTCGCCGGGGAAACTCTCGTCCCGGCGGCGCCGGCGCAGGAGGCTCTCCGGCCTGCGGCCCTTGGCCTCGCGGCGGCGCCTCGTGAGACGGATCCGTCGCACCCCGTCGAACATCTCCTCGGCGCGGATGCGCGCGGTGGGGAGATCGACCGCGGACTCCTGCTGCCACGGCCAGGCGGTCGCGAGGCGGTGGAGCTCCCAGGCGAAATTCTCGGTGACGCACGCACGCGCCGCCGCGAGCAGGTCGTAGAGATCGCACACGAGCCCGCCCCCTCCCGCCGCGAGGTTGCGCGCGAAGCGGGCGAGGTTGCGCCGTTGCCAGGGCTCGACGCGCTCGTCGGGAGCCGACGACGCCAGGGCGCGCTCGGTCTCGCGGACGAGCCCCCACTGCAACCGCAGGCGATCGCACGGGGACCGCCCCCCCGCCGCGCGCCGCACCGCGTGCTCGACCCGTTCGGGATCGTCGCCGCGCCCGCCGCTCAAGATGCGGAACGGGCCGTAGGTCCTCCCGGGGGCCGCCGGGATCGAGGCCTCGGGGACGCCGAGCCCCGCCCGGATGGCCTCGTACGCCGCCGCGTAGAACGGCACCTCGCCGAGCACCTCGCCGACCGATTCGGGATGGAGGTTCACGAGCCGCACGTTCCGGCGCACCGGAGGGGTGAGCGGCTCCGCGAGCTCCGCGCCGAGCGCGCGCCCGATCCCCTCGACGTGGTGCATCCCGCAGACGACGAGCACGCGCGACGCCCCCTCCTCGCGCAGGCGGCGCGCGTGGAACGCCATCGACGCCTCGCGGGGGGCGTCGTGCGGATCCTCGGGCCGGGGATGGCGACGGAACGCGTCCCAGACGGTGAGCGGTCCGAGCCGGAAGAGCGCGTAGGCGTCCGGAACCGGATCGCGCCAGTCGGCGTACCCGTCCACGTCGAGGTCCGCGCAGGCCAGCGGCAGGCCGCGCTCGATCGCGCCCCTCGCGGCCTCGACCATGGCGTCCGCGGGGTGGATCGGGAGGTAGATCGTCTCCGACGCGGCGGTCTCGTAGAGGAGCACCGAGATCGCCGGCAGTCGCTCGACCGCGCGAAGCCAGGTCTTCCCGAGGGAGGACGGGACCTCGACCGCGACCGCCTCCGGCTCGAGCGCCTCGAAGGCCGCGCGCACCGCGTCCGCCGCCTCGAGCCGGTCGTGCACGACCGGGAGGAGATGGATGCCGTCCGCGACGACCGCGAACATCGGGTCAGGGACCGAAGTAGCGCAGCGCGTCCTCGCCCAGGACGAAGGCGGAGGCCTCGCGCACCGCCGCCTTGGCGTCGCCGCCGCGCTGCGCGAGCCGCTTGAGCGCGTAGCGGGCGAGGTTGATCCCGTCGCGCGCGGTCCACCGCTCGTCCGCGGCGTGGGCCCGCTGCAGGAACGCGGTCACGTACTCGAGGATCGCCTCGTCGGAGAACGGGAGGTTCTCCGCGAGGATCGCCTTCTCCTCGTCGTGTTCGGGGAAGTCGAGCTGGATCTGGGGCTGCAGCCGGGAGTGGATGTACTCGGGGATCTCGTAGGTGGAGGCGTCGTCGTTCATCGTGGTGACGAGCCGGAAGTCGGCGTGCGCGCGCACCTTGATCCCCGCGACGATCGACTCGACGTAGCGGCGGTTGTCCAGCAGCGGCGCGAGCGACGCCCACGACTTCTCGGACATCCGGTTCCCCTCGTCGAGGATCGCGACCCCGCCCCGCACCATCGCGGTCACGAGCGGGGAGGCGACGTAACGGATCGCCCCGGCCCGGTCGACGACGGGAGTGATCAGCAGGTCCTCCGGGCGCGTGTCCATCGTCGCCTGGAAGATCCACACGTCCCGCCCGATCGCCTTCGCGGCGGCGTACGCGAGCGTGGTCTTGCCGACGCCGGGTTTCCCGAGCAGGCGCGGGTTCATCGGAAGGTCCCGCGCGTCCACGACGCTCCACGCGGCGAGGAGCTGGCGCAGGACGTCGGACTGCCCGACCCAGCGGATCGGCAGATCGTCCGGGTGCGCGAGGTGGATCGCGACCCCTTCGATCTCGACGACGTTGCGCGCGGTCACGCCGCCTCCGTCAGCGCGGCCTCGATGCGGTCGAGCCCCCAGTCGAGATCCTCCCGCGAGATCGTCAGCGGCGGGGCGAAACGCAGCGTCCACGTGTGCGTGTCCTTGCAGAGGACCCCGCGCGCGAGCAGCGCGTCCACGAATCGCCGCGCGCCGCCGGTCTCGCGCGCGACCTCGACCCCGGCCCACAGCCCCCGGCCCCGCACCTCGCGGACGGCGGGGGACCCGATCGAGCGGAGCCGCTCGTGGAAGTGCCTGCCCAGCGTCGCGCTGTTCGCGATGAGCCCCTCGTCGAAGAGCACCCGGAGCGCCTCGCGGCCGACCGCCGCGGCGAGGGCGTTCCCCCCGAAGGTGGAGCCGTGGTCGCCGGGTTGCAGGACGTTCATGACCGCGTCGTCGGCGAGGACGGCGGACATCGGGACGAAGCCGCCCCCGAGCGACTTTCCCAGGATCGCGACGTCGGGACGGATCCCTTCGTGCTCGAAGGCGAACAGCCGTCCGGTCCGGCCGAGGCCGCACTGGATCTCGTCGCACATCAGGAGCACGTTCGTCTCGCGGCAGGCGGCGGCGAGCCCGCGGAGGAACCCCTCCGGCGGGACGACGACCCCCGCCTCCCCCTGGATCGTCTCGAGGAGGACGGCGACGGTGTCGGGGCCGATCGCGGCGCGCGCCGCGCCGAGGTCGCCGTAGGGGACCTTCACGAAGCCGGTCGCGAGAGGGCCGAAGCCGTCGCGGTACGCCGCGGTGTCGGAGACGCTCACGAGGGTCGTCGTCCGGCCGTGGAAGTTGCCGGAGAAGACCACGATCTCCTGGCGGCCGTCCGGGACGCCGCGGACGACGTGCCCCCACTTCCGCGCCAGCTTGATCGCCGTCTCGACCGCCTCGGCGCCGGAGTTCATGAGGATCGAGCGCGGGAAGCCGGTGCGCTCGGCGAGGTCCCTCAGGAACGGCCCCAGGACGTCGTTCCGCAGCGAACGGGAGGTCATGGCGACGCGGCCGCTCTGCTCGATCAGCACCCTGCGGATGGACGGGTGGACGTGCCCGTGGTTGACCGACGAGATCGCGCCGTGGAAGTCGAGGAACCGGCGGCCTTCGACGTCCTCGACCCAGGCGCCCTCGCCCCGCGCCACGACGACGGGAAGGGGCCGGTACAGCGCGGCGCCGTAGCGGGTCTCGAGTCCGGCGTGATCGACGGGGGCGTTGGGGGTCGTGTCCACGGCGGCGATCAAAGTACCACGCAGGGCTTTGCCTTGACGCGCCCACCCCGGCCCGAAATAATCCGCCGCTGTCGGACCACGGATGAGCGAAACCCCGCCCGGAACCCGCGTCGGCCGCAAACAGCGGGTCCTGCTTCGCATCGAAGCGTTCAGCCGCCGCCGGTGGCGCGCCGTCCTGCTCGGCGCGCTCGCCCTGTTCCTCGTGTCGAGCTGGATCGGCTCCAAGATCCACCTCGAGTCCGACGTCCTGAAGCTGATTCCCGAGGGGAACCGCAAGGTCGACACCTTCCGGCAGGCCCTCAAGGACTTCGGGTCGATCGACTACCTCATCGTGCTCCTCGAGGCGGGGGAAGGGGAGAGCACCGAGGACCTCGAGGAGTTCTCGGACGCCTTCGCGGAAGGACTGCTCGAGCGCGAGGATCTGGTCGAGTCGGTCGAATACCGCTTCCAGCCCGACGCGCGTTTCCTGTCGCTGTTCACGGAGAACGCGCTCCTGTTCCTTCCGCCGGAGGAGCTCCCGACGATCGCCGCCCGCCTCGAGGACCGGGCGATCGAGCGCCAGGTGAAGGAGAATCGGCTCGCGCTGGCGTCCCCGGCGGGGGCGCTGGCGGAGTCGCTGGTCCTCAACGACCCGCTCGGCCTCATGCCGCTGTTCGTCGACCGGCTCCTCAGCCACCGCGGCGCGCTCAAGCTCGACCTGTCCACCGGGTATTACCTCTCCACCGACGCGCGCTCGCTGATCCTCCTGGTGAAGCCGCGGCGCGCCTCGCAGGATCTCGCCTTCTCGCGGACGCTGCTGGCCGCCGCGGACGCCGCCGCGGAGGCGGCGCGCCTCAGGATCGAGGAGGAATCGGGCCGGCTCCCCCGGATCGCGGTGCGTTACACGGGGAACCCCGCGACCCTCGTCGAGGAGGCGGGCCTTCTGACGCGGACGATGGGGATCACCGGAAGCGCCGCCTTCATCGCGGTGCTCGGGCTCTACCTCGTCTGCTACCGCCGCTTCGCGACGCTTTTCTACTCGAGCGTGCCGCTCCTGCTCGGCCAGGCGATGACCTTCGCGGTGGCGTTTTTCGTGCTCGGGGGGCTCAACTCCGCCTCGGTGGCGCTCCCCGCGCTGCTGATGGGCCTCGGGACCGACTTCACCATCGTCATGTACGCCCGCTACGTCGAGGAGCGGCGGGCGGGGCGCTCGCTCGCCGAGGCGACGGAGCTGATGGTCGGGGAAGGGGGGCTGGGCGTCTTCACCGGCGCCATCACCTCCGCCGGGACCTTCTACGCCCTGTGCATCAGCGGCTACCGGGGGTTGTCGGACCTGGGCTTCCTGATCGGGACCGGGATTCTCCTGTGCGGCGTCGCGATCCTCTTCCTGCTTCCCGCGATGATCACCTGGAACGAAGGGGTCCGCCGCCGTCGCGAGGACCCGGTCCAGAAGCTGCACCTGCAGTCGATCGGCCTCGAGCGGCTGATCACCTTCAGCGCCGCGCGGCCGAAAACCGTCCTCGTCGCCACCGGCCTGCTCGTCGCCGTCGCGATCGCCGGGAGCTTCGGGCTCGCCTTCGACGACAACATCAACTCGCTCCGCAGCACCGACTCGAACGCCTACCGCGCGCAGCAGGTGGTGGCGGAGCGGTTCGGCGCCTCCCTGTCGTACATGACGGCGATCGCCGAGGCGCCCGACCTCCGGGAGGCGGAGGCGCTCGCCTTCAAGGTGCGCGAGCGCCTCGAGCCGTTCCTGGCGGACGGGACGATCGGACGGTACGAGTCCATCCTCAACTACCTGCCCCCCGCCTCGCGCCAGGAGCAGGTGATCGCGGCCGTGCGCGCGGGAGCCTCCGGGGCGTTCGACGCCGCGCGCATCCACGCCACGTTCGTGCGCGCCCTCGACGCCGAGGGGTTCCGCGCGGACGCCTTCGCCGATTACCTGGCGCGGATGGATCGTTTCCTGGCGCCGACGCGCCCGATCACCCTCGCGGACCTCGAGGGGAAGGGCCTGGGCCGGCTCGTGGACCGCTACGTCAAGCGCGACGGCGACCGGGTGCGGATCGTGACCTACCTCTACCCGACCGACCCGCGCTGGAAACGCCTGGCGCCGCCCGGGCTCGTCGAGGCGCTCTCCGCGGACGACCCCGGCATCACCGTCACGGGGACGAACGTCGTCAGCCAGGAGCTGCGCCGCCTGTTCGCGCGCGACGCGACCCGCGCGGTCGCCCTCGGGCTCGCGCTCGTCGCGGCGCTGCTCTGGATCGACTTCAAGAGCGTGCGCCTCACGGCGATCGCCCTCGCG from Candidatus Polarisedimenticolaceae bacterium carries:
- a CDS encoding secondary thiamine-phosphate synthase enzyme YjbQ, with translation MKSLTRHLTLEIPVRMDFLNITRDVERLVAESGVREGLCLVNAMHITASVFINDDEPGLHQDYKEWLEKLAPHDPSRYRHNRTGEDNGDAHHKRQIMGREVVVAVTAGKLDFGPWEQIFYGEFDGRRPKRVLVKVIGD
- a CDS encoding AAA family ATPase; amino-acid sequence: MTARNVVEIEGVAIHLAHPDDLPIRWVGQSDVLRQLLAAWSVVDARDLPMNPRLLGKPGVGKTTLAYAAAKAIGRDVWIFQATMDTRPEDLLITPVVDRAGAIRYVASPLVTAMVRGGVAILDEGNRMSEKSWASLAPLLDNRRYVESIVAGIKVRAHADFRLVTTMNDDASTYEIPEYIHSRLQPQIQLDFPEHDEEKAILAENLPFSDEAILEYVTAFLQRAHAADERWTARDGINLARYALKRLAQRGGDAKAAVREASAFVLGEDALRYFGP
- the rocD gene encoding ornithine--oxo-acid transaminase, which produces MDTTPNAPVDHAGLETRYGAALYRPLPVVVARGEGAWVEDVEGRRFLDFHGAISSVNHGHVHPSIRRVLIEQSGRVAMTSRSLRNDVLGPFLRDLAERTGFPRSILMNSGAEAVETAIKLARKWGHVVRGVPDGRQEIVVFSGNFHGRTTTLVSVSDTAAYRDGFGPLATGFVKVPYGDLGAARAAIGPDTVAVLLETIQGEAGVVVPPEGFLRGLAAACRETNVLLMCDEIQCGLGRTGRLFAFEHEGIRPDVAILGKSLGGGFVPMSAVLADDAVMNVLQPGDHGSTFGGNALAAAVGREALRVLFDEGLIANSATLGRHFHERLRSIGSPAVREVRGRGLWAGVEVARETGGARRFVDALLARGVLCKDTHTWTLRFAPPLTISREDLDWGLDRIEAALTEAA
- a CDS encoding MMPL family transporter, producing the protein MSETPPGTRVGRKQRVLLRIEAFSRRRWRAVLLGALALFLVSSWIGSKIHLESDVLKLIPEGNRKVDTFRQALKDFGSIDYLIVLLEAGEGESTEDLEEFSDAFAEGLLEREDLVESVEYRFQPDARFLSLFTENALLFLPPEELPTIAARLEDRAIERQVKENRLALASPAGALAESLVLNDPLGLMPLFVDRLLSHRGALKLDLSTGYYLSTDARSLILLVKPRRASQDLAFSRTLLAAADAAAEAARLRIEEESGRLPRIAVRYTGNPATLVEEAGLLTRTMGITGSAAFIAVLGLYLVCYRRFATLFYSSVPLLLGQAMTFAVAFFVLGGLNSASVALPALLMGLGTDFTIVMYARYVEERRAGRSLAEATELMVGEGGLGVFTGAITSAGTFYALCISGYRGLSDLGFLIGTGILLCGVAILFLLPAMITWNEGVRRRREDPVQKLHLQSIGLERLITFSAARPKTVLVATGLLVAVAIAGSFGLAFDDNINSLRSTDSNAYRAQQVVAERFGASLSYMTAIAEAPDLREAEALAFKVRERLEPFLADGTIGRYESILNYLPPASRQEQVIAAVRAGASGAFDAARIHATFVRALDAEGFRADAFADYLARMDRFLAPTRPITLADLEGKGLGRLVDRYVKRDGDRVRIVTYLYPTDPRWKRLAPPGLVEALSADDPGITVTGTNVVSQELRRLFARDATRAVALGLALVAALLWIDFKSVRLTAIALAQLLSGVALMLGVMRVFDLPINYANAFVATMIMGVGIDYSIHIVHRLHGNGGVVDEGVLETAKGVVLAALTNVAGFGTLGLGDYPAMRSIGLVALVGSVTCLLTALTLVPALLARRQERS